One part of the Nostoc sp. PCC 7120 = FACHB-418 genome encodes these proteins:
- a CDS encoding MFS transporter, translating to MKAFNTFDASLRLNLLILFTAGLLFWSSTATFLPTLPLYIEDVGGSKQEIGIVMGGFAIGLLVFRPMLGRLADQNGRKLLLLIGTIVATTAPFGYLAFKSIPLLMLVRVFHGVSIAAFTTGYSALIADLAPMAIRGEIISYMSLTAPLGLAIGPALGGYLQASIGYPILFLIASELAFLGLLGAIQVSNPPMPQHRQATEKDSNFWQLLSSPRVRVPTLVMLLIGIAIGAVHIFLPLFIKSTGVEFNAGLFFTIAAIGSFSLRVFAGKASDRFGRGLFITFGIMAYMLSSFLLWQANSAISFAIAAVAEGCGGGTMISMMTTMMADRSLPQERGRIFSICIAGLDLGIAIAAPILGFIAEATGYRSMFAYTTALTFLALLIFLTSSSKNLTNSLRFALGRGQDVYSLHNSN from the coding sequence TTGAAAGCCTTTAATACATTTGACGCAAGTTTGCGGCTTAACCTGCTGATTCTATTTACAGCAGGTTTATTGTTCTGGTCGAGTACTGCTACTTTCTTGCCTACTCTGCCCTTATATATTGAGGATGTGGGAGGAAGCAAGCAAGAAATTGGCATTGTGATGGGTGGTTTTGCTATTGGGTTGTTAGTATTTCGCCCAATGCTGGGACGACTGGCGGATCAAAACGGTCGGAAGTTGCTGTTATTAATTGGGACAATAGTGGCGACAACTGCCCCCTTTGGTTATTTGGCATTTAAATCCATTCCTTTATTGATGCTGGTGCGTGTCTTTCATGGCGTTAGCATTGCTGCTTTTACCACTGGTTACAGTGCTTTAATAGCAGATTTAGCCCCTATGGCCATTCGTGGTGAAATCATCAGTTATATGAGTCTCACAGCTCCCCTCGGCTTGGCAATTGGCCCGGCTTTAGGGGGTTATCTACAAGCTTCAATTGGTTATCCAATTTTATTTTTAATAGCATCCGAATTGGCTTTTTTGGGGTTATTGGGGGCGATTCAAGTTTCTAATCCACCTATGCCACAACATCGCCAAGCAACGGAAAAGGATAGTAATTTCTGGCAACTTTTAAGTAGCCCACGGGTGAGAGTGCCGACTTTGGTGATGTTACTCATCGGTATAGCTATCGGTGCTGTACATATTTTTTTACCCCTGTTTATTAAATCAACAGGGGTGGAATTTAACGCCGGACTATTTTTTACTATCGCGGCCATTGGTAGTTTCAGTTTGCGGGTGTTTGCGGGTAAAGCTAGCGATCGCTTCGGTCGGGGTTTGTTTATTACTTTCGGTATCATGGCTTATATGTTGTCATCCTTCTTGTTATGGCAAGCCAACAGTGCCATTAGCTTCGCTATTGCGGCGGTTGCTGAAGGTTGTGGCGGCGGAACAATGATTTCGATGATGACGACGATGATGGCAGACCGTTCACTACCACAAGAACGAGGACGGATTTTCTCTATTTGTATCGCTGGATTGGATTTAGGGATTGCGATCGCTGCCCCTATTTTAGGTTTTATTGCTGAAGCAACTGGCTATCGCAGTATGTTTGCCTATACGACTGCTTTAACGTTCCTAGCCTTACTAATTTTTCTGACCAGTTCGAGTAAAAACCTGACTAATTCCCTCCGCTTTGCTTTGGGTCGTGGTCAAGATGTCTATTCTCTGCATAATAGTAACTAG
- a CDS encoding DUF2795 domain-containing protein: MAKANPVQIQKHLKGVDYPASKQELIQHAQQQGADQKIISLLEQLPEDEEYENPTDVNKAIGEID; this comes from the coding sequence ATGGCTAAAGCTAACCCAGTGCAAATCCAAAAACACTTAAAAGGTGTTGACTATCCTGCTAGTAAGCAAGAGCTAATTCAGCACGCTCAACAGCAGGGAGCCGATCAAAAAATAATTTCCCTATTAGAGCAATTGCCAGAAGATGAGGAATATGAAAACCCCACAGATGTGAACAAAGCTATAGGTGAAATAGATTAA
- the moaC gene encoding cyclic pyranopterin monophosphate synthase MoaC produces the protein MQAPFPKNSANLTHLDGQGQAQMVDVSDKAQTIRQAVAAAQVRMLPATLEAIQAGNTPKGDVLATARLAGIMAAKQTANLIPLCHPLPLQKVAVEITPDPQLPGYQIQATVKTKAETGVEMEALTAVSIAALTLYDMAKALEKSMQIESIRLVSKTGGKSGDYFPPAP, from the coding sequence ATGCAAGCCCCTTTTCCCAAAAATTCTGCAAACCTTACTCATCTAGATGGCCAGGGACAGGCACAGATGGTGGATGTGTCTGATAAAGCACAAACAATTCGCCAGGCGGTGGCGGCGGCTCAGGTACGGATGCTACCTGCAACTTTAGAAGCCATCCAAGCTGGTAACACACCTAAAGGTGATGTATTAGCCACCGCTAGGCTAGCTGGGATTATGGCTGCTAAACAAACAGCCAATTTGATTCCCCTGTGTCATCCTTTGCCATTACAAAAAGTTGCGGTCGAGATTACGCCAGACCCCCAACTTCCTGGTTATCAAATCCAAGCCACAGTCAAAACTAAAGCCGAAACTGGTGTGGAAATGGAAGCTTTAACTGCCGTTTCTATTGCTGCTTTAACTTTGTATGATATGGCAAAAGCTCTAGAAAAATCGATGCAAATTGAATCAATTAGATTAGTTAGTAAAACTGGCGGAAAATCAGGAGATTATTTTCCACCAGCACCATAA